In the genome of Cryptomeria japonica chromosome 8, Sugi_1.0, whole genome shotgun sequence, one region contains:
- the LOC131067102 gene encoding pto-interacting protein 1 isoform X2: MSNFPWVQDGSTWHQSAPPDDGMQLFNNYFKVTAITLGIIAAVVILCKCYILYKIVNIFMYKFIDRFTYKREPKDEETNAVEKAGVHPGLSCNLQMVPIITTQTNGIGGRGRISEMHEDLSSKQELVPKQIYTNLTVDQIVDIKSYCNESHKVGEGSFARVYRGVFQGKDLAIKEIEHRSPDTIIWVENEVELLQGMEHINIIKLYAWCVEENISYLAYLYIDGCSLDDYLRGNCIGFSYSWVQRFSMIMGIARGIEFLHSNKIIHVDIKPQNIMVDATDNETKLVDFGFSRHVDWEGTHRSTDKIIGTKGYWAPEYCLINKLSYKNDIYSFGIVVLEIITGQRHVDEARGSSQFHIPGYVRHMVENNRFEEAVDARIKQDGWDIFAVEEALTVANIALRCAHPDKTKRPDMNLLLAELTLIMSSNHNNISLEQREEEVALIMSR; encoded by the exons ATGTCAAACTTCCCGTGGGTTCAGGATGGTTCTACATGGCATCAATCGGCTCCTCCCGACGATG GTATGCAATTGTTTAATAACTATTTCAAAGTTACAGCAATTACTCTCGGAATTA TTGCTGCAGTTGTGATATTATGCAAATGCTACATCTTGTACAAGATCGTGAACATCTTCATGTACAAGTTCATAGACAGGTTCACATACAAACGTGAGCCAAAAGATGAAGAAACAAACGCAGTGGAGAAAGCTGGTGTTCATCCTGGTTTATCATGCAACCTGCAAATGGTTCCTATTATAACAACTCAAACAAATGggattggagggagaggaagaatTTCAGAGATGCATGAAGATCTCTCCTCCAAACAGGAACTGGTGCCTAAACAAATTTATACAAACCTCACAGTTGATCAGATAGTTGATATCAAGAGCTATTGCAATGAGTCTCACAAAGTTGGGGAAGGAAGCTTTGCACGAGTTTATAGGGGGGTCTTTCAAGGCAAAGATTTGGCTATAAAGGAAATCGAACATAGATCCCCTGACACTATAATTTGGGTGGAGAATGAAGTTGAACTTCTGCAGGGAATGGAGCACATAAACATAATCAAGCTCTATGCTTGGTGTGTAGAAGAAAATATATCCTATTTGGCCTACTTGTATATAGATGGATGTTCTCTAGATGATTACCTGAGAGGAAATTGTATAGGATTTAGCTACAGTTGGGTGCAGAGGTTCAGTATGATAATGGGTATAGCCAGGGGAATTGAATTCTTACATTCCAATAAAATCATTCATGTTGatatcaagcctcagaatatcatGGTGGATGCCACTGATAATGAGACAAAACTTGTTGATTTTGGGTTTTCCAGGCACGTAGATTGGGAAGGTACACACCGGTCAACTGATAAAATAATAGGCACCAAAGGCTATTGGGCTCCAGAGTATTGTTTGATTAACAAACTCTCTTATAAAAATGATATTTACAGCTTTGGAATTGTTGTGTTAGAGATAATAACAGGGCAGAGACATGTTGATGAAGCACGAGGCTCCAGTCAGTTTCACATTCCAGGATATGTAAGGCACATGGTAGAGAACAATCGTTTTGAAGAAGCTGTAGATGCTAGAATTAAACAGGATGGATGGGACATTTTTGCCGTAGAAGAAGCCCTCACTGTTGCAAACATAGCCCTCAGGTGTGCTCACCCTGATAAGACAAAGCGACCTGATATGAATCTTCTGCTAGCAGAACTCACTTTGATAATGAGTAGCAACCATAACAATATTAGTCTTGAACAGAGAGAAGAAGAAGTTGCATTGATAATGTCTAGATGA
- the LOC131067102 gene encoding pto-interacting protein 1 isoform X1, translated as MSNFPWVQDGSTWHQSAPPDDGMQLFNNYFKVTAITLGIIAAVAAVVILCKCYILYKIVNIFMYKFIDRFTYKREPKDEETNAVEKAGVHPGLSCNLQMVPIITTQTNGIGGRGRISEMHEDLSSKQELVPKQIYTNLTVDQIVDIKSYCNESHKVGEGSFARVYRGVFQGKDLAIKEIEHRSPDTIIWVENEVELLQGMEHINIIKLYAWCVEENISYLAYLYIDGCSLDDYLRGNCIGFSYSWVQRFSMIMGIARGIEFLHSNKIIHVDIKPQNIMVDATDNETKLVDFGFSRHVDWEGTHRSTDKIIGTKGYWAPEYCLINKLSYKNDIYSFGIVVLEIITGQRHVDEARGSSQFHIPGYVRHMVENNRFEEAVDARIKQDGWDIFAVEEALTVANIALRCAHPDKTKRPDMNLLLAELTLIMSSNHNNISLEQREEEVALIMSR; from the exons ATGTCAAACTTCCCGTGGGTTCAGGATGGTTCTACATGGCATCAATCGGCTCCTCCCGACGATG GTATGCAATTGTTTAATAACTATTTCAAAGTTACAGCAATTACTCTCGGAATTA TTGCTGCAGTTGCTGCAGTTGTGATATTATGCAAATGCTACATCTTGTACAAGATCGTGAACATCTTCATGTACAAGTTCATAGACAGGTTCACATACAAACGTGAGCCAAAAGATGAAGAAACAAACGCAGTGGAGAAAGCTGGTGTTCATCCTGGTTTATCATGCAACCTGCAAATGGTTCCTATTATAACAACTCAAACAAATGggattggagggagaggaagaatTTCAGAGATGCATGAAGATCTCTCCTCCAAACAGGAACTGGTGCCTAAACAAATTTATACAAACCTCACAGTTGATCAGATAGTTGATATCAAGAGCTATTGCAATGAGTCTCACAAAGTTGGGGAAGGAAGCTTTGCACGAGTTTATAGGGGGGTCTTTCAAGGCAAAGATTTGGCTATAAAGGAAATCGAACATAGATCCCCTGACACTATAATTTGGGTGGAGAATGAAGTTGAACTTCTGCAGGGAATGGAGCACATAAACATAATCAAGCTCTATGCTTGGTGTGTAGAAGAAAATATATCCTATTTGGCCTACTTGTATATAGATGGATGTTCTCTAGATGATTACCTGAGAGGAAATTGTATAGGATTTAGCTACAGTTGGGTGCAGAGGTTCAGTATGATAATGGGTATAGCCAGGGGAATTGAATTCTTACATTCCAATAAAATCATTCATGTTGatatcaagcctcagaatatcatGGTGGATGCCACTGATAATGAGACAAAACTTGTTGATTTTGGGTTTTCCAGGCACGTAGATTGGGAAGGTACACACCGGTCAACTGATAAAATAATAGGCACCAAAGGCTATTGGGCTCCAGAGTATTGTTTGATTAACAAACTCTCTTATAAAAATGATATTTACAGCTTTGGAATTGTTGTGTTAGAGATAATAACAGGGCAGAGACATGTTGATGAAGCACGAGGCTCCAGTCAGTTTCACATTCCAGGATATGTAAGGCACATGGTAGAGAACAATCGTTTTGAAGAAGCTGTAGATGCTAGAATTAAACAGGATGGATGGGACATTTTTGCCGTAGAAGAAGCCCTCACTGTTGCAAACATAGCCCTCAGGTGTGCTCACCCTGATAAGACAAAGCGACCTGATATGAATCTTCTGCTAGCAGAACTCACTTTGATAATGAGTAGCAACCATAACAATATTAGTCTTGAACAGAGAGAAGAAGAAGTTGCATTGATAATGTCTAGATGA